The Pan paniscus chromosome 2, NHGRI_mPanPan1-v2.0_pri, whole genome shotgun sequence genome contains the following window.
GGGCTTCCTCTGGCACCTCAAAGGCCCCACCACCCAGATTTCTGTGAATATGACAACTGAATATGTGAGCATGGGAACTAAAAAGTTAATGGGAAAACTTTAATATGCTCTGAGAAAATGATGGCTTCTCATTTTCCAAACTATAGTGGCTGTTAAACGTCTTGAACCTCTGCATGGCAGCCCCCTAAATCCTCATATTTAGCCTGAAGTTTCTCTACAACTCCTAACCTACATAGCCAGCTCCCTCCATATTTTCAGTTCCACTCTCAGACAGCCCCACACCCTCCAACTAAAGCAGAATTCTGCGTGTCCTTTCCCAAGCCTCCTCTGCTGACCAATCGTCTCAGTCAGAAAAACAGGGTCCTCCTGAAcctctccctcacccccacccctacaTGCAGTCAGTCAACAAGAATGAATGCGTCAAACTCAAAAACACCTTCACCAGCCTCCCTGCCCCAGGCACTGCTCAGGACTCCATTTATCACAGCCTAGGTGATGAAAACAAGCATTTAGACTTCTATCTATGCACCACACAGCTCAGGGAGTCATTTATCTAAAAGGCAAATCTAATTATGCTCACCAAGCCTCCCTCCCAAGTCCTGCCAGAGCAAAATCTAGAAACTTGGCACCGCACTCCAAGCCCTACACATTCTGACTCCAACCCACTTCTCAGCCACATTTGCTGCCTCATTTCTCCAAATGTGTAAAGTGTCCCTTAACATGAGAAGTTCCCTCAGACCTCTGAGCCACTGTACATGCTATTCCCTCTTCTTACAATGCTGTTTTCCTCTTTCCAAGAAATCCAAATACTCATTCTCTAAGACCCAGCTCTAATGCCCCCTCCTCAGGAAGGCAGCTTGGTGCCAAGGGAACAGCATGGGTCTGGGAGTTGGTACTCACAGGAGGATCCTGAAGTAATGTCCTTGGATATCACCTTTCACATTCATCCAAGGGGTGTGATGTTTATGTTGCGGGGTTGTGGTGTGGTTTAACTGAGATAATGAGGGTTAATGTCCACACTGGCATGGTGAGCGTCACATAGGAGAACCTCAATTAGTACAGCATATGTTATTAGCATTACCCACCCCAACTTTCCCACATGCCAGCAGTGCCCCCAGGCAGTGCAATCTCCTTTTTGAAAGAACAGACCAGGCCAAGTTAGGGCAGCCATGGCAGGTTTCCCTCTATGAATCTCTTTAACTCAACTAGGTGTGAATAGAGGAAGCAGCAAATAACCCAGACTCTGCCATCtgagaatggggaaaggatccatGAATTTACCTGACAAGAATCCTTTCCTTGTTCTTTATAGCCACAGACCATCCCTTTTATTATTACATCCTTAGTAGATGACAAGGCCTTCTGTATTATCTTATTACATTCCTCATAGCACATGATGTATTGGTCCACCTCCTGAAGAATTTCTGATGCAAGTTTCTCTCCTATCAAAGAAGATCATCAGATCTGCACAAGTGGACAATAGGCCCCTAAGCACCCAGCATCCCTCTGGAAAAAGGCCAAGGCAGTGAGTATTATTCTCATTTGACACAGAAGGCCCAAAGTTGACATGGAGAGAGGAGGATGTAAGAAACAAAACCAAGACAGGAACAGGAAGAATATTTCAGGAGAGGGAGAGGCAAGGCCTTGCCAACCTGAGAAATGACAACCAAGTATCATCACTCTAAGTATCAGTAGTAATAGTGAGAGTGTGTCCTGTGCATCAGTAAAGCATCTTTACTGTCTAGAGCAGGATCACAGACTCTCAGGCAGAAAATGCCCCAGAAGTACCAAATCCAGCTTCTCCCCAGGGATAGGAGGGCATACACCCCACCCATAGGAGTCTTCTGGTTCTCTCTACATCCCCAGGAACAGGAAATACCCTATCCACCAAAGCAGGTGCTTCGAATGAGGAGCAGCTCTGACTGGCAGACAGCTCATCACCCTCTGAGCTGTTCCTGGGGAGAACTTtatagcatcttgctctgtccagGGAACCTAAAAATCCCCCAAACCAGTCAAGCACAGTGCCCCCACGAATCCACAGAAGGAGATGTTGCCCATGTGTTTCTTCTTCTCCTGGCTGAGCAACTCCAGTTCCAGGACAGAAGTCTTCCTAAATGGCTGCCATCAAATATTTGTGTTGCAACAAAAGAACTCAACCCAGTTTCTGATGTCACCCAAGCCAACCAGGAACCATGACCCTGACTGCTGCTAAACTGCGTGCCCCTCACCACCTGCCACCCACCAGGCAGTTTGCCTCCCTGCCCCTTTCTGTGGCCTTCATGTCTACTTCAGGAGTAAGGGTGCCTCCTCTCTGCCCCAAGTTTGCTTCCTGCCTTGAAGTCTCACCACGTTCTGGTGTTTTGCCCCATCTGGTCACCCAGCACCTGGTCCTACCTTCCACCTGGAAATTCTCCTGAGGGATGCAGATAGGCTGGATgtttgaggtaaaattcacaggATGTTGGAGCTGGAGAAGGGCAAGGTCATTTCGAATGGTTGTAACTGTTGAGAACTTAGGGTGGACAAAAGCTCTTTGGACTGGGACCACCACACTTGTGTTTTCATTATAGACACTCCGATCTCCCATCTTGACACTGTAATGGAAACGGCTGTGGAAGAGAGGACATGCCTCTAAGAGAAGGCCTGGGAAACATCCTTTGTGCCTTTTCCATACATTTCCAATGTTTCTGAAactggcctcaacctcccgggccaCTGTCCCTACCACCCCATCGCCATCACCAAAAACCCTTCCTTGATCACTCTCAAACTTGGTTTGTCTGCCCGACTTAGACATGCCTACAGCAAGACGATGCACTCCGGCTTCACTgtgagttttgtttctttgtcgCCAAATTGCAGGGGCAATGGAACTGTGTGTGCTTGAGGGGGCCGGCCTGGCCCCAGAAGGCCCCCCAGCCCCGCGTGCCGCTCCTCACCTGGAAATGCAGTGGCCTGCCATCAGCACCCACGTGGCGGTGACCAGGGTGCCGCCGCAGATGTGCCTGCCTTTGGTCCTCACGCTCACCTGCCAGGGCCACCTCCCTTCCTCCGCGTCCACTCCTCCCACGATTCTCAGAGGGGTTCGGCCACACACTGGGGTGAGGATAGTGTAGGATGAAGAACTCACTCAAAGACACAGGACTTGACTCCCCCGGGCGCCCCAACGACAGCCAAGAAGGAGGCCGTGTCCCCCGGGGCTCCCGAGCCACGCTTCAGATTCCCCGGGCCGCGGACCGCAGGCTCCCAGGTAGCACCTGCCCCAGCCTGGCGCCCCAGCCTCCGCCTCCGGGCCTCCCACACAGTGAGTCACCTGGAAAGGACGTAAACAGATTGAGTGGGGGGCCCGCCTCAGGTCCTGGAGCCGGGCTCGCTTCGGGGTTCTCGCCGCCCTCCTCTGAGAGGAGAGGGGACGGGAGGCGTGGCGCCGCCATGCCCGCCCAGTTCTGCCCGGGCCAGGGCTGAAGGAGCAGAAGCCACGCCAGGAGGCCCCGGGAGCCGCCGCCAGAGGACATGTCATGGATACCGGCTGCCCCTCTCCAGACAGCTCGCGCCCCTGCCGGGGGTTGGCTGGAACCTGCCGGGGGTTGGCTGGGGCGCCTGCAAGGGACGAGGGGGCAGGGCCGGTGCCTAGAGGGGTGGAAATGGCCGAGCCGACTTGTTGGTCCCCGGTCCTGCTAGATTCCTTGTCTGAATGGGAAATGTCGTCCTCGCGGTTTCACTCAGATCCTCACTCCAGACTATGTCCAGCCAGAACCCTGCCCAGGGCCAAGGGGTTAGGGTACTTCTGAGGAAACTGCCCCTGATGGAGAACTCCCGCTTTAGGGTTGGCACTTAGGAGGCCGGTGCGATGCTGCCCCTGACCTTGTAGGCATGGAACCTGGCCTGGAGCTGGTCAGGATGGGCCTTCTGGGAATTCATCGAGGAGCCCTCATTCTCCATAGCGTCCTCAAATCAGGGCTTCATTCACCAGACCTAGATATCGGGGTAGGAGGGCTTTACAGATTAAGCAGGCTAGACAGAGGAGTGGGCTGCTCTTCTGTTTCAGTCGCAGGGACATCTTTTAAACAGCCCGCAGGTCAATCCACTCTTATTAGCTCTGTGTCCCTAATGTCTAATCTGTCTGTTCTGGTAGCTCATCCTTTTGTCTGCTGCCCAAGAGCTACTACCAAGACTCTGCCTCTCCTGGCTTCATCTTTGTTGAAGTtggaggaaaaacaacaacaataacaactttTGAATTGCTGTATGTTCCACTTTTTCCTGTCCAAAAGTGGACAGCCATGACAGTGTTTTCCACGGATGCCAGTGCTCTCCTCACCAATTTATTGTTCTAAGTCTTGGTGAAGGGGGCATTCTCTATGGCCCTCTTGGAGCTCAGAGGAGTGGGCGAGCAGGTCATACATCATGAATCCATCCCAATATTTGCCCCTCTCTAACTCTCTCTCTACATTGAACAAGTGTAAGGACCAGCCCTACCAGGCCTGTGGGTTTTTCTCCTCGTGTGCGGAGACAAGAGatcgtagaaataaagacacaagacaaagagagagacagacagctgggcccggggtaccactaccaccaagacgcggagaccggtagtggccctgAATGCCTGGACTCGCTGCTATTTATTGTATTCTaggcaagggggcagggtaaggagtatGAGTCATCTCAAATGACTGATAAGGTCACGCAAGTCACGTGTCCA
Protein-coding sequences here:
- the PRSS42P gene encoding putative serine protease 42 isoform X1, producing MSSGGGSRGLLAWLLLLQPWPGQNWAGMAAPRLPSPLLSEEGGENPEASPAPGPEAGPPLNLFTSFPVCGRTPLRIVGGVDAEEGRWPWQVSVRTKGRHICGGTLVTATWVLMAGHCISSRFHYSVKMGDRSVYNENTSVVVPVQRAFVHPKFSTVTTIRNDLALLQLQHPVNFTSNIQPICIPQENFQVEGEKLASEILQEVDQYIMCYEECNKIIQKALSSTKDVIIKGMVCGYKEQGKDSCQVNSWILSPFSDGRVWVICCFLYSHLVELKRFIEGNLPWLP
- the PRSS42P gene encoding putative serine protease 42 isoform X2: MSSGGGSRGLLAWLLLLQPWPGQNWAGMAAPRLPSPLLSEEGGENPEASPAPGPEAGPPLNLFTSFPVCGRTPLRIVGGVDAEEGRWPWQVSVRTKGRHICGGTLVTATWVLMAGHCISSRFHYSVKMGDRSVYNENTSVVVPVQRAFVHPKFSTVTTIRNDLALLQLQHPVNFTSNIQPICIPQENFQVEGEKLASEILQEVDQYIMCYEECNKIIQKALSSTKDVIIKGMVCGYKEQGKDSCQGDSGGRLACEYNDTWIQVGIVSWGIGCGR